The genomic interval GGGTAGAATGCCGCAGTGGAGCGCAGGAACGCATCCGGGAAGATCGTCGAAATCGCGGACGCGGAGCGCGTGCGCGTGCTGAAACGCGTCTCGCCGGTCTCGGTTCTCGGCCCGTTCGAGCGCGCCGTGATATGGGTGCAGGGCTGCCCGCTGCGATGCCGCGGCTGCATCACGCCGGAGGGGCTGCCGTTCGAAGGCGGCGAGCTTGTCCCCGTCGCCGAGCTTGCGGACTGGATAATCGAGGAACACGACGGTCGCGGGGTTGAAGGCGTCACGTTTTCGGGCGGCGAGCCGTTTTCGCAGGCCGCGGCGCTGTGCGCGGTCGTGGACAGGGCGCGCGCGCGGCGGAACATCGGCGTGATGTGCTACTCCGGATTCACGCACAAGCATATACAGCAAACGGGCAGCGCGGAGCAGATTGCGTTCCTTGCAAGGATTGACCTGCTCGTGGACGGGCCCTACATGTCGACGCGGCACGGGGATTTGCTTTGGCGCGGCAGCGCAAACCAGCGGCTTATCCTTCTGAGCGACAGGTATCGGGCGGAACTGGAGCGGATTATCGCGGAGGGGGGGGACAAAAGCGCGGGGCTGGAGATACGCGAACTCGAACGCGCGGGATTGGTGATTGCGGGCGTGCCGAACACGGCGGGTGCGGGCCATGATCTGAGAAGACGGCTTGCCGAGTAATAATGGAATGGCAATTGCCTGCCGCAAGCCGGTATAATACCAACGATGGCTGATGCCGGGCGCCTTCTGTCCCCGGAAGTATGCGTATTGATTAACTTTAAAAATGCAGATTTTCAGCGGGGCAAGGCCAATGCATTGCGCCGAGGTTTGCCGGAGGCATTTAAATGAACGTCCGATATGCAGGCAAAAAAGCGGCGGGGAAGTTCGTACTCATTATCATTTTGATCGCCGCCGCCGCGGGATGCGGGAACGCGAGATCCGGAAGCAAACCTTCCCACGATCAATCCGAGCTTATCTCCTACCTCTCCCGCGTTCTTGATGAAAAGCTCGCGGAGTACGGAACCGCGGACCGAGCCGTCGCCGCCGCGCCGTCGGGCGCTTCCGGGCGCGTGGATAATCTCTCTTACGATTCGCAGAACCAAACGCTTTCTTGGACGTATAAGAATACGGGCGATTACGATCTCTCCGGCGAAGTCGGCGTATCCGACATAACTCCTATTGCGCTTCACTGGCTTGCGAAAACGAACGATACTTTAGGCGACGACGCGCTTGAAGCTTGGATTGACGGCGACGCATCGGGCGAAGTCGCGGTCGGGGATATCACGCCCATCGCGATTAATTATCTCTCCGAAGTTGCAGGATACAGGATACTGACAAGCGATTCCGCGGACGGGAGTTTCACGCAGATCGGTTCGGATATCCCGTTCGGGGCAACAGGCCAGTTTCCCAAGGGATTTACAATCCCCGTCCCATCCGGCGCGCTTGCGTTCGTCGCGGT from bacterium carries:
- a CDS encoding radical SAM protein, with translation MRVLKRVSPVSVLGPFERAVIWVQGCPLRCRGCITPEGLPFEGGELVPVAELADWIIEEHDGRGVEGVTFSGGEPFSQAAALCAVVDRARARRNIGVMCYSGFTHKHIQQTGSAEQIAFLARIDLLVDGPYMSTRHGDLLWRGSANQRLILLSDRYRAELERIIAEGGDKSAGLEIRELERAGLVIAGVPNTAGAGHDLRRRLAE